Proteins encoded in a region of the Candidatus Zixiibacteriota bacterium genome:
- a CDS encoding ABC transporter ATP-binding protein, whose translation MATVQLENVTKRFGSTTALDDVSFTVSSGTLLTIIGPSGCGKSTLLRVICGLERADSGRILINDIDVSRRPPKDRGCAMVFQSYALYPHWTVRQNIGFPLRVRRRTSSDIAEQVNRIARDLGLTPKLDQRPRSLSGGERQRVALGRAMAADPQVFLFDEPLSNLDAPLRAGMRAEIVARQRGLAKTALYVTHDQTEALTMGDCVLVLDQGRMMGLGSPEALYCNPPNRFVASFLGRPPINRIRGRLIRTDDRLRFDPLGWDIPPGAAPSDRASGELELGIRPEHLHLTATGNASGWRVVAREFVGERTEYRVSDGTLTLAAVSDSGESVGIDATVSLRVQFDQALFFDPDSGDRLR comes from the coding sequence ATGGCGACCGTACAGTTGGAAAATGTCACCAAACGATTCGGTTCGACAACCGCGCTGGACGATGTCAGTTTCACTGTATCTTCCGGCACGCTGTTAACCATCATCGGTCCGTCGGGTTGCGGTAAATCGACCTTGCTGCGGGTAATCTGCGGTCTGGAACGGGCCGACTCGGGACGCATTCTGATCAACGACATTGATGTCTCCCGCCGTCCCCCCAAAGATCGCGGCTGTGCGATGGTTTTTCAGTCATACGCATTGTACCCGCATTGGACGGTGCGGCAGAACATCGGTTTTCCGTTGCGCGTTCGCCGCCGCACGTCCTCTGACATAGCCGAGCAGGTGAATCGAATCGCTCGCGACCTGGGCCTGACGCCTAAGCTCGACCAGCGTCCGCGCTCACTCTCAGGCGGCGAACGGCAGCGTGTCGCACTCGGTCGTGCGATGGCGGCCGATCCTCAGGTGTTTTTATTCGATGAACCGCTCTCGAATCTCGATGCTCCGCTGCGCGCCGGTATGCGCGCCGAGATCGTGGCCCGCCAACGTGGGCTGGCAAAGACTGCGTTGTACGTCACCCACGATCAAACTGAAGCGTTGACGATGGGCGATTGCGTCCTGGTCCTCGATCAGGGACGAATGATGGGCCTGGGATCCCCCGAAGCACTCTACTGCAATCCCCCCAACCGATTCGTTGCGTCGTTCCTGGGACGTCCCCCGATCAATCGCATCCGCGGGCGGCTGATCCGCACCGATGATCGGCTCAGGTTCGATCCGTTGGGATGGGATATACCGCCGGGCGCAGCCCCGTCCGACAGGGCGTCCGGTGAGCTCGAGCTGGGAATCCGCCCGGAACATCTGCATCTGACCGCGACAGGGAATGCGTCGGGGTGGAGAGTTGTCGCGCGCGAGTTTGTCGGTGAGCGAACTGAGTACCGCGTCTCCGATGGTACGCTGACCCTGGCCGCCGTCAGCGACAGCGGTGAATCCGTGGGTATCGATGCCACGGTGTCGCTGCGCGTACAATTCGACCAAGCCCTGTTTTTCGATCCAGACAGCGGAGATCGCCTGCGCTGA
- a CDS encoding response regulator — MDILVVDDEELIVELVQHALSIKGYTVRSAGCGTEALDVLREGPADLVISDIRMPHMDGLELALRVRQEFPTTQIILMTGYFSEFSQSSADAIGVVEIVKKPFRTSQIVSLVEQVAASNSVTPS, encoded by the coding sequence ATGGACATTTTGGTGGTTGACGACGAAGAACTGATCGTTGAACTGGTCCAGCACGCCCTGAGCATCAAGGGCTATACCGTCCGCAGTGCCGGTTGCGGGACGGAGGCCCTGGACGTTCTGCGCGAGGGTCCGGCCGACTTGGTCATATCGGACATTCGCATGCCGCATATGGATGGACTGGAACTGGCTCTGAGGGTCCGTCAGGAATTCCCCACCACGCAAATCATCCTGATGACGGGATACTTTTCCGAATTCTCGCAAAGCAGCGCCGATGCGATCGGGGTTGTCGAGATCGTCAAGAAACCGTTCCGTACGTCGCAGATTGTCTCCTTGGTCGAACAGGTCGCTGCCTCGAATTCCGTCACGCCGAGCTAA
- a CDS encoding outer membrane beta-barrel protein: MRKLLVGLAVFALATAVATPSQATSWGIGGFGGINIPLVQDDASNGAVYGGHLHLSMGMIMLEPHFMFFSNGDWKSDDVPDETFEGSSLYKIGVNLILGGGPRAGFRPYLVGGVGYFNEDNDFRDFSDSQMGWNAGAGFEIGGGPLAFDIRGSFELMPLDGDGSRKWAHIRGGLNYYFGVM, encoded by the coding sequence ATGAGAAAACTTTTAGTCGGATTGGCCGTGTTCGCGTTGGCGACGGCTGTTGCGACACCCAGCCAGGCAACATCGTGGGGGATCGGCGGATTCGGCGGGATCAACATCCCGTTGGTGCAGGATGACGCCTCCAACGGCGCGGTGTACGGCGGACATCTGCACCTGTCGATGGGGATGATCATGTTGGAACCGCACTTCATGTTCTTCAGCAACGGTGATTGGAAATCGGACGACGTGCCAGATGAGACATTCGAGGGGTCCAGTCTCTACAAGATCGGGGTCAATCTGATACTCGGCGGCGGTCCGCGTGCCGGATTCCGACCCTATCTGGTCGGGGGCGTTGGCTACTTCAACGAAGATAATGACTTCCGCGATTTTTCCGACAGCCAGATGGGGTGGAACGCGGGGGCAGGGTTTGAAATCGGCGGCGGCCCGCTGGCATTCGACATTCGCGGTTCGTTCGAATTGATGCCGTTGGATGGTGACGGCTCACGTAAGTGGGCGCATATCCGCGGCGGGCTGAACTACTACTTTGGGGTCATGTGA
- a CDS encoding squalene/phytoene synthase family protein, producing the protein MLTPSAGQAAPLIARALHDAYDHCEEIAKRDKPHLYAAAQRFVFPETRRAFASAYASMRVIDDYVDGIPDRARLAGSARQDAVARVDGWLVNVEQAANNGTVNGPLWRALSDTFSNFAIPLDPWRNLAAAMRSDLFTPRFSDWPHLKQYMTGASIAPAIVFMHLVLMHPAGDGRFACPWGYEQVESATADLAIFCYWTHILRDVAIDLDAVDGGLIYIPVADLDRFGLPVRELREMRQEGKTSEPYRRLAAFEAGRARRHLSAGKRNLPSICSAAPEGNDAALRYLVETYETVLDDLESSGFDVFSKTNPSGRSVVRERV; encoded by the coding sequence ATGTTGACGCCATCGGCGGGGCAGGCGGCACCGCTCATCGCGCGAGCGCTGCACGACGCGTACGACCATTGCGAGGAGATCGCCAAGCGCGACAAACCGCATCTCTACGCGGCGGCACAGCGATTCGTTTTTCCGGAAACCAGACGGGCGTTTGCATCGGCGTATGCGTCGATGCGGGTGATCGACGATTATGTCGACGGCATTCCCGATCGCGCGCGTTTAGCCGGGTCGGCCCGACAAGACGCGGTCGCGCGCGTCGACGGCTGGCTTGTGAATGTCGAGCAGGCAGCCAACAACGGGACGGTCAACGGTCCATTGTGGCGGGCCCTTTCCGACACGTTCAGCAACTTCGCCATCCCCCTGGATCCATGGCGGAATCTGGCTGCCGCGATGAGGAGCGACCTTTTCACCCCGCGCTTCTCCGACTGGCCGCACTTGAAGCAGTATATGACAGGCGCGTCCATCGCTCCCGCGATTGTCTTTATGCACCTGGTGTTGATGCACCCAGCGGGGGACGGCCGGTTTGCCTGTCCCTGGGGCTACGAACAGGTCGAGAGTGCCACCGCGGATCTGGCGATCTTCTGCTATTGGACGCACATCCTGCGTGATGTCGCGATCGATCTGGACGCCGTGGATGGTGGTCTCATCTATATCCCGGTAGCTGATCTTGACCGGTTTGGCCTGCCGGTCCGCGAGCTCCGTGAGATGCGACAGGAGGGAAAGACGTCCGAGCCCTATCGGCGACTGGCGGCGTTTGAAGCCGGGCGCGCCCGGCGCCATTTGTCGGCGGGCAAGCGCAACCTGCCCTCTATCTGCAGTGCGGCGCCTGAGGGAAACGATGCCGCCTTGCGGTATCTGGTCGAGACATACGAAACTGTTCTGGACGACCTGGAGTCTTCCGGATTCGATGTTTTCTCCAAGACCAACCCGTCCGGCCGATCAGTCGTCCGCGAACGCGTTTGA
- the secD gene encoding protein translocase subunit SecD: MARGQGWKIGLILVVTLGSLWFLWPTIRLWQMSPEDRDAFAQTDPKGWQQLQKKAMKLGLDLRGGMRVVLEVDKSELNPDEAKDAVERAKEILRNRVDEFGVTEPLIQIQGEDRIVVELAGITDVHRAEELIGRTAQLEFRLLESPEQAQLLLDRIDRTLEAVAGLDTTRRALPSDTGTGTDVLDELFGSDTGSTQARDTAETVPDPVSDSPQLATDAAGGRLPPQVPSERPLSSLLSPSAAGPGWIVESDDVPLVKVLLAREDVKRLIPADVEFAWGTRPEFVGSLETERLYLAKRQAEMTGNYLTDARPSFDQFRKPIVNFELTRDGGRMFGRLTGANIGKPLAIVLDGRVESAPEIQSRIRDRGQITLGGGTYDDANDLAIVLRAGALPAPVSIVESSVVGPSLGSDSIRRGVLSSLIGGASVVVIMLVYYQLSGLIANFGMMLNGLFLLGVMAILHATLTMPGIAGIILTLGMSVDANILIFERIREELRAGKTVRHAIDAGYSHALVAIVDSHVTTLITALALFLFGTGPVKGFAVTLFWGVLINLFTAVFVTRAVFDVRKGYAKLSI, encoded by the coding sequence ATGGCGCGCGGACAGGGCTGGAAAATCGGGCTGATTCTGGTGGTGACACTCGGGTCGCTTTGGTTTCTGTGGCCGACCATCCGGCTCTGGCAGATGAGTCCAGAGGATCGAGACGCTTTCGCGCAGACCGACCCAAAGGGATGGCAACAGCTTCAAAAGAAGGCCATGAAGCTGGGGCTGGACCTCCGGGGCGGAATGCGGGTCGTCCTTGAAGTCGACAAGTCCGAACTCAATCCCGATGAAGCCAAGGACGCGGTCGAGCGCGCCAAAGAGATCCTCCGCAATCGGGTCGACGAGTTCGGCGTCACGGAGCCGCTCATCCAGATTCAGGGCGAAGATCGTATCGTCGTCGAGTTGGCCGGCATCACCGATGTCCATCGCGCCGAGGAATTAATCGGACGCACCGCACAGTTGGAGTTTCGGTTGCTGGAATCACCCGAGCAAGCGCAACTCCTCCTCGACCGCATCGACCGCACACTGGAAGCAGTTGCCGGTCTGGACACGACGCGGCGCGCGCTCCCGTCCGATACGGGAACCGGCACGGATGTTTTGGATGAGCTATTCGGCAGCGATACCGGCTCAACCCAAGCACGGGATACGGCGGAGACGGTGCCGGACCCAGTCTCCGACTCACCGCAGCTTGCGACGGATGCGGCCGGGGGCCGCTTGCCACCACAGGTCCCATCGGAGAGACCGCTGAGTTCACTGTTGTCGCCGAGTGCCGCTGGCCCGGGATGGATTGTCGAGTCCGATGATGTGCCGCTCGTCAAAGTCCTGCTTGCCCGCGAGGATGTGAAGCGGCTGATCCCCGCCGACGTGGAATTCGCCTGGGGAACCCGCCCCGAGTTCGTCGGCAGTCTCGAGACCGAGCGGCTCTATTTGGCCAAGCGTCAGGCGGAGATGACGGGGAATTATCTCACCGATGCCCGTCCGTCATTCGATCAGTTCCGCAAGCCGATCGTGAACTTCGAATTGACGCGCGATGGCGGACGAATGTTCGGACGCTTGACCGGCGCCAACATCGGCAAGCCATTGGCCATTGTTTTGGATGGTCGCGTCGAGTCGGCGCCGGAAATTCAGTCACGCATCCGGGACCGGGGGCAGATTACGCTCGGCGGCGGCACCTATGACGATGCCAATGATCTCGCGATCGTCCTGCGTGCCGGCGCATTGCCGGCGCCGGTTTCCATCGTCGAAAGCAGCGTTGTCGGCCCGTCGCTGGGCAGCGATTCGATTCGACGTGGAGTGCTCTCGTCCCTGATCGGGGGAGCGTCGGTCGTGGTCATCATGCTGGTGTACTACCAACTCTCCGGCCTGATCGCCAACTTCGGCATGATGCTGAACGGACTGTTCCTCCTGGGCGTGATGGCGATCCTGCATGCGACCCTGACCATGCCGGGTATCGCGGGGATCATTCTCACGTTAGGCATGTCGGTCGACGCCAACATCCTGATTTTTGAGCGCATTCGCGAGGAATTGCGAGCAGGGAAGACCGTGCGGCATGCCATCGATGCCGGGTATTCCCACGCACTGGTCGCGATCGTTGACTCGCACGTGACCACACTCATCACCGCGCTGGCTCTTTTCCTGTTCGGAACGGGTCCTGTCAAGGGATTCGCTGTGACACTCTTCTGGGGTGTGCTGATCAATCTGTTCACCGCTGTTTTTGTGACACGCGCGGTCTTTGACGTGCGCAAAGGATACGCCAAGCTCTCGATCTGA